TAACCTTATCCATTTAATCGCTACCACTAAGCCTACAGAAATTTATAATCTAGCCGCTCAAAGCCATGTGAAAGTCTCTTTTGAAACCCCAGAATACACCGCTAACGCTGATGGTATTGGCACGCTAAGGATTTTAGAGGCCATGCGGATTTTAGGCTTAGAAAATAAAACACGATTCTATCAAGCCAGCACGAGCGAATTGTATGGCGAAGTCTTAGAAACCCCACAAAATGAAAACACCCCCTTTAACCCACGAAGCCCCTACGCGGTCGCTAAAATGTATGCCTTTTACATCACTAAAAATTACAGAGAGGCTTATAACTTGTTTGCGGTTAATGGCATTCTTTTTAACCATGAAAGTAAAGTAAGGGGCGAAACTTTTGTCACTCGTAAGATCACACGAGCCGCTAGCGCAATAGCGTATAACTTAACAGATTGCTTGTATTTAGGGAATTTAGACGCTAAAAGAGACTGGGGGCATGCCAAAGATTACGTGAAAATGATGCATTTAATGCTCCAAGCGCCCATTCCACAAGATTATGTGATCGCTACAGGCAAGACCACAAGCGTGCGCGATTTTGTGAAAATGAGCTTTGAATTTATCGGTATTGGTTTAGAATTTCAAAACACAGGGATTAAAGAAATCGGTTTGATTAAAAGCGTTGATGAAAAAAGAGCGAACGCTTTAAAATTAAACTTAAGCCATTTAAAAACAGGCCAAATCGTGGTGCGCATAGACGAGCGCTATTTCAGGCCTACTGAAGTGGATTTGCTTTTAGGCGATCCCACTAAGGCAGAAAAAGAGCTAGGTTGGGTTAGGGAATACGATTTAAAAGAGTTGGTTAAGGACATGTTAGAATACGATTTAAAAGAATGCCAGAAAAACCTTTACTTGCAAGATGGGGGTTATATTTTAAGGAATTTTTATGAATGAGATTATTTTAATCACCGGCGCCTATGGCATGGTGGGGCAGAACACGGCGTTGTATTTTAAAAAAAATAAGCCTGATGTTACTCTACTCACCCCTAAAAAGAGCGAATTGTATTTACTGGATAAAGACAATGTTCAAGCTTATTTGAAAGAATACAAGCCTACAGGCATTATCCATTGTGCCGGGAGAGTGGGGGGCATTGTCGCTAACATGAACGATCTTTCAACTTACATGGTTGAGAATTTATTGATGGGCTTGTACCTCTTTTCTAGCGCTTTAGATTTGGGCGTGAAAAAAGCCATTAACCTAGCGAGCTCTTGCGCTTATCCTAAATTCGCCCCTAACCCTTTAAAAGAAAGCGATTTATTGAACGGCTCTTTAGAGCCAACGAATGAAGGCTACGCTTTAGCCAAACTCTCTGTGATGAAGTATTGCGAGTATGTGAGCGCTGAAAAAGGCGTTTTTTATAAAACCCTAGTGCCTTGCAACCTTTATGGCGAGTTTGACAAATTTGAAGAAAAAATAGCGCACATGATACCCGGGCTTATTGCTAGGATGCACACCGCTAAATTAAAAAATGAAAAAGAGTTTGTGATGTGGGGCGATGGCACGGCTAGGAGAGAATATTTAAACGCTAAAGATTTAGCCAGGTTCATTTCTCTAGCTTATGAGAATATCGCTTCAATCCCTAGCGTGATGAATGTCGGCTCTGGTGTGGATTACAGCATTGAAGAGTATTACAAAATGGTCGCTCAGGTTTTAGATTATAAGGGCGCGTTTGTGAAAGACTTGTCCAAACCAGTGGGCATGCAGCAAAAGCTTATGGATATTTCCAAACAAAAGGCTTTAAAATGGGAATTAGAAATCCCTTTAGAGAAAGGTATCAAAGAAGCTTATGAGTATTATTTGAAACTTTTAGAGGTTTGAAATAAAATCATAGAGCTATAAAAACGCTCCACTATTAAGCATTAGGCTAGCGGTAGTTACGATATTGTGATTATGCGGTAGTTACGATATTGTGATTATTTGGCTTCAAACAAGCTTTGAGCTATTGAAAGGGTTTTGGTGTGCGCTTCGCTCTCAAGCGCTTTTTTATCATCAAGCCCGCTTTTTTTTGTAACACCCGCCATTAAATCTCTTTTATTGCAAGTTTTCTAGATTGATTATAGTGATTTTAGAGGGTAGGGGCGGTGGAGTTTTAAAAAGCGCCTTAGCCTTAACAAATCCTAGGCAATAATTCGCCTTCTGGCATCTCTAAGATCCTTTCAAAACCCCATGCGTTCTTTAAAACCACGCTAGGATAAGGGTTTTCAAACACTCCGCCAATCACGCAAGCGTTTTTAGCTTTTTCGTTACTTTTTAAAATTTCTAAGGCTTTAGGGGCGTCTTTTTGATTGAGTGCTAAAACAAACACCCCCTCATTGGCTAGTGCGTAGGGTTCTAGCCCTAAAATCTCACAAATCCCTTTAGTTTCTTCTTTTAAGGGGATTTTTTCTTCTTCTATAACGATTTTCACTTTGGAGCTGTTCGCCCATTCGTTCAGCACGCTCGCTAATCCGCCCCTGGTCGCATCTCTTAAAGCATGGATTTTGAGATCGCTTAAAAATAGGGGTTTTAATAAGGGATAGAGTAGTTGGCAATCGCTTTCTAGATTAGTTTTAAGCTTGATTTCATGACGCATCGCAAACAAGCTTGCCCCATGGTTGGCGATAGTGTCGCTTATGATAATGGCTTGGCCTTGTTTTAAATGGCGTGAAGAAATCCCTGGCTTGATGGTTTTACCAATACATGTTGTGTTGATAAAAAGCTTATCCACGCTCCCCTTTGGCACGACTTTAGTGTCTAGGGAGAGGAGTTTCAGGTTGGCTTTAAACAATTCTTTTTGTATGGATTGTAAAATTTGTTTTAAAAGAGGGATTTCTAAGCCTTCTTCTAAAATAAAACCCATATTCAAATACAAAGGTTCGCCCCCTTGCACGCTCACATCATTCGCACTCCCGCAAACGCAAAGCTTGCCTATATCGCCTCCATTAAAAATTAAGGGCGTGATGACAAAGCTATCCGTGCTCACGCAATATTCCCCACTAGCTTCAAATTTAGGGGCGTCTTCATCAAACGCAACGATAAATTCTTTTAAATAGGGCATAAAGATTCGCTCAATTAAAGCGTTTGTTTCTTTCCCTCCGTTCCCGCATGCTAGAGTTACGCTATCCATTTTTATCCTTTTTTAATGATTGTAGGGTTGAAATACGCCATTAAGGCTTGACCGATAGGGATACTGCTGTCATTAGGGGGGAAATGCTTGTGGAAAAAATACTCCCTTTGAAGCTTTTTGAATCGTTTGGCTAATTGTTCGCATAATAATTGGTTGCAAAACACGCCCCCACTACACACCACGACATGCTCTTTAAAGGGTGCAATCAAAGCGGTAATGATTTCTACTAAGCTGTTAAAAAATTTCTTAGCGATGCGTTTGGGTTCTAAAACGCCCAAATCCTTTTCAAACGCTTGATAAAATGCTTTCAAACCCACCACGCTGTTTTTGATTTCAAAAGGGTAAAAAGCGATCTCATCGCTTTGTAAGGCTAGATTTTCTAAAACCTGCCCGCTCTCTGCTTCAAAGCTAATCGTTCCTGTTAAATCCAAACTAAACGCTACTATATCAAACAAACGCCCTATGGAATTGGTGGCGACGCTTTGAATTTTTTTGTCATGCATTTGTTGGAAAATTTCTAATTCGTCTTCTTTAAAATGTTTTTGAACACGCCCTAAAAGCTTGTTGAGTTGGTGTTTTAAAGCGATTTCTAAAACTAGGCGTTTAGGCTCTTTGATCGCTTTTTGCCCCCCCAAAAGCCAAAATTCTTCAAATCTGGCGATTTCTTCAATGCGTTCAAAATCCCCCACAAAACACTCTGCCCCATAAACCTTATTGTCATAAGCCCCACTCCCGTCCCAAACAATACCTATAAAGGGGTGATTTAAATGCGGATTTTGTAATAATGCGTCTAAGACGCTCGCTAAAAAGTGGGCATGGTGGTGCTGGACTTGCAATAAGGGCGTATTAAATTCAAAAGCCATTTGAGTGGTGGTGTAGTTTTGATGCTTGTCGCAAGCTAAGAGCGTGGGTTTAAAATCATAGGTTTTTAAGAAAAAATTCAAAGTTTCTTTAAAGTGTTTTTCATTTTCTAAAACGCTCAAATCCCCACAAAAAGGCGAGAGTAAAAGAACAGAAGTTTCGCTATCCAATAAACTAAAATGCCCTTTTTGCTCCGCTCCAAGCGCTAAAATCTTTTTGGGCGCATTAAAAGAGCGTTTGGGCAAAGTGAGGTAAAGGGGGGCAAACCCTCTAGCCAAACGCATGGGGCGAATAACATTATCCACACGCTGCACGATACTGTCATCAATCCTGTGGATGATGGCGCGATTGTGCGTGAGCTTAAAATCAAAAATAAAATGAAGCGAATCGATCTCTTTTTCATCGCTTGCTAAAGGGAGGGAGCTGAAATTCGCGCTCGTGAACACAATAGGGAAATCCAATAAATCCAATAATAAAGCATGCAAAGGGGTATAGGGCAAAATCACGCCATAAAAGGGGGAGTTTTTAGCGATATTGGGGGCTAATTGGGTGTCAGGTTTTTTACGGGCTAAAAGAATGGGAACACTTGTAGAAATTAAGCTTTCGCATTCTAACGCGTTCAAAAACGCATGCTGTTTGGCTGTGTTCAAATCTTTAAACATGAGCGCGAAAGGCTTTAGGGGGCGTTTTTTTAAAAGCCGTAACCTTTCTATGGTTTGAAAATTCCTCGCATCGCACAAGAGAGCAAAGCCTCCCAAACCTTTAAGAGCGATGATTTTACCCTTTTGAAGGTCTTTAGCGCATTCTAAAAGAGCGTCATCATTCTTGAATCGCTTGTAATTGAGCGCGATACCGCACTTTTTGCAGCTGATGCCTTGAATGTGGAAGCGCTTATTGGTGGGGTCTTGATAGATAGAAGCGCAAAATTCACAGAATTTGAAGGGTTTTAGGGCGGAGTTTTCTCTGTCATAGGGCATGGCGTTTAAAAGGCTGTATCTTGCCCCGCACTTCGCGCAAGAATTGAAAGCGTAATGAAAATAGGGGGAGTTTTTATCTCTGATCTCGCGCAAGCAATCCTCACACACGCCTAAATCTTTAGGGATTTGACTGAGCAAATTTAAAGGGTGGTTCTTGCTTTCTAAAATCCTAAAATCATTGAAATGAAGCGCCTTATCATAGGGGCTAATAATGATTTTTTCCACCAGCACTAAAGGGGGCAATCCTTTTTTGAGGGCGTTTAAAAAAGACTCTGTTTGATGAGCGGGTAAGACGATTTCTAAAGCCGCTTGGGCGTTACGCACAAAGCCTACAAGCCCTAATTTTTGAGCCAGGGTATAAATAAAAGGGCGCATGCCCACGCCTTGAACCACGCCAAAAAGCGTGATTTTGTTCAATAAAGTTGCATCGTTACACAATGCAAACTCCCATGCTGTTTGATTAAGGTATTGCAATCAACCCCTATCACTTCTAAGGGCGTGTGTTGTTTTAAGGTTTCTAAAATGAGCGTATCTTTAGGGTCGTTGTAAGTGGGGACGATGAGGGCGTTATTGCACAATAAAAAATTCACATAAGTTGCCGGCAAGCGCTGTTGGTTTTCATCAAAAATGGCTTTGGGGATTTCTAAGGGGATGAGTTTATAAGGCGTTTTGTCTAGTTTTTTAAAGGTTTTTAATTCTTCTTGCATTTTTTTTAAAGCTGTGTAATGCTCATCGTTTTCATCTTCGCATGCACTATAAACAATGGTGTCTTTATCCAAAAAACGAGCGAGCGTGTCGGTATGGCTATCGGTATCATCGCCTTTTAAATAGCCATAAGAATACCACAGCACTTGTTTAGCCCCTAATTCCTTTTTAAGCATGTTTTCTATTCCATTTTGATTCAAATGGGGGTTACGATTTTTTTCTAGCAGGCATTGGGTGTTGGTTAAAATGCTCCCGGCCCCATCGCTTTCTATGCTCCCGCCCTCTAAAACATAGAGCATCGTTTTTAAAGGGTGTTTTAAAAACCCTAAACTTTTGAGTTTGAAATTCACCTGATTGTCTAAATTGGACGGGTATTTTAACCCCCAGCCATTAAAACCAAAATCCAAGCACTCTAAAACGCCCTGATTTTCAATACTGATCGCTCCAAAATCCCTAGCCCATGTGTCGTTAGTGTCAATCCTTGCGATCTCTACACCAGATAAGTTTTTAAGCATCTCATAGCCGATAGTATCGCTAGTATGGACGCACACTAACACTTTAGCGTGTTTGGCTATGGTTTGAATGATGTTTAAAAAGCTTTCTCTCGCTTCTTTGATGCAATACGCCCAATCGCCAAACTCATGGGGGAACGCCATTAAAATCGCTTGGATTTTTTCAAACTCCGCTAACATTCTTTTCATTCAAAATATCCTTTTAAATAACTATAACACAATCTCATTCAAATAGCGTTTTTAAAACAGATTCAAACGCTTTTGTGCGGTTTGAAAATATTCTTTTTCTGATTCTATACCGATAAAATTCCGTTCTAAATTTTTGCACGCTAAGCCGGTGGTGCCGCTCCCCATGAAAGGATCTAGCACGATGTCATTAGGGTTTGTGTGGATGGAAATGATTTTTTCCATTAAGGCTAGGCTTTTTTGCGTGGGGTGTTTCACTCTTTCAAGCCCGCTCACCACAGGGCTTTTTAAGATCAAAGGCCGCAAATATTTTTCATTTTTGGGTTTGTTAAACACCCATTTAGCTTTCTTTTTAACCGCCCATAGGGCAAATTCCGTGTCTTGGACATAGCGCCGGTGGATGTTTCTTGGCATTGGATTATTTTTAACCCATTGGATAAAGTCTTTGACCACAAAGCCGTTTTCTTCTAAAAAATCAGCGATATAGCTTATAAACCTGTAAGAGCAAAAAATCACCATGCAGCCGTTTGGATTGACTAAGGGGGCGTAGCGCTTGATCCATTCTAAAAGCTTGAAATTTTTATCCCATTCCCCAAAATCTATGCCTTGCCTTTTAGCGCTCTTTAGGGTGGAAAAATTGTTTTTAACCGAAATGTTATAAGGAGGATCCGTGATGATCGCATCCACTTTTAAATTTTGCCGGTAAAAATCTTTGATGATTTCAAAAGCGTCAGCGTGATGGATTTGTATCATTTTCTTAAGTTTTTTAAGATCGCTTTGCCTAAAGCTAGGGCTAGAAGAGGAGGCACAGCGTTACCGATTTGCTTGCAAACGCTCGTTTTATTGCCATAAAAGATATAATTATCGCTAAAACTTTGTATCCTGGCGGCTTCTCTGGGCGTGATAGAGCGGTGCAATTCGGGGTGGGAGTTGGTGCCGTTGCTGGGAGTGTCAAAGCGTGTGTCTATGGTGGGGCTGATTTTATTCCAATTTAAGCGCCCCCATGTGCTTTTGAATTGCTGTTTGCCATGCAAGTTTTTAGGCAAGCATTCTTTGCCTTGCTCTTTATTGATGAGTTTTAATTTCTCTAAAGCGGCTTGCGAGTGGTTGGTGGCTTGGTGGTTGTATAATTTAGGGCTATCTTTTCGCATTAAGGCTTGATAGTTTGATTGGACAGGGTTTAAATAATCGCTCTCAAACGCCCCCTCATTAGAACAAAGATAGGCCAAATCGCTTATGGCATCTTGAACATTCACGCTTTGAGAAGGCTCTAAAAGATTGAAATCAAAACTGAAACGACTAGCCCCTACAATAAACGCTCTCTCTCTGTTTTGAGGCACGCCATAATCTGAAACATTTAAGACAATCTTATTACCGACCATTCTATGAGGCTTTTTGTTTAATTCTGTATTCTCAAACGCGCTTTGTCCTTCTTTTAAATCCTTAATCCATTCTTGCATATGCTTTGGATAAGTTCTAAAACTATGATAAAAATCTGCGCTATCATACTCGCCCCAAAGTAAGTGGTTTTAACGAGCCTATCACTTCTTTTAAGGTTTTTTCTTGTTTGAAATCAGGAAAAAATTCTAACGCACTTGTAAAATCTTTAAACTCTTTACAAACCCCTATCACTAAAGTTCTTGTTCGGCTTGAATTAGCTCCAAAATTTTTAAAATTGATTACCTCATCATAGAGCCTATAATCGCCACTCAAATTTTGCTCTATCATAGATCCTATTTCTAGCAAATTGTCATTTTTGTCTATACAACCTGTTTTATAAAAACTAGGGACATTTTCTAAAATAAAAAATCTGGGTTTGATTTGTTTAATC
The Helicobacter pylori genome window above contains:
- a CDS encoding DNA cytosine methyltransferase → MRKDSPKLYNHQATNHSQAALEKLKLINKEQGKECLPKNLHGKQQFKSTWGRLNWNKISPTIDTRFDTPSNGTNSHPELHRSITPREAARIQSFSDNYIFYGNKTSVCKQIGNAVPPLLALALGKAILKNLRK
- the hypE gene encoding hydrogenase expression/formation protein HypE, whose protein sequence is MDSVTLACGNGGKETNALIERIFMPYLKEFIVAFDEDAPKFEASGEYCVSTDSFVITPLIFNGGDIGKLCVCGSANDVSVQGGEPLYLNMGFILEEGLEIPLLKQILQSIQKELFKANLKLLSLDTKVVPKGSVDKLFINTTCIGKTIKPGISSRHLKQGQAIIISDTIANHGASLFAMRHEIKLKTNLESDCQLLYPLLKPLFLSDLKIHALRDATRGGLASVLNEWANSSKVKIVIEEEKIPLKEETKGICEILGLEPYALANEGVFVLALNQKDAPKALEILKSNEKAKNACVIGGVFENPYPSVVLKNAWGFERILEMPEGELLPRIC
- a CDS encoding agmatine deiminase family protein, whose amino-acid sequence is MKRMLAEFEKIQAILMAFPHEFGDWAYCIKEARESFLNIIQTIAKHAKVLVCVHTSDTIGYEMLKNLSGVEIARIDTNDTWARDFGAISIENQGVLECLDFGFNGWGLKYPSNLDNQVNFKLKSLGFLKHPLKTMLYVLEGGSIESDGAGSILTNTQCLLEKNRNPHLNQNGIENMLKKELGAKQVLWYSYGYLKGDDTDSHTDTLARFLDKDTIVYSACEDENDEHYTALKKMQEELKTFKKLDKTPYKLIPLEIPKAIFDENQQRLPATYVNFLLCNNALIVPTYNDPKDTLILETLKQHTPLEVIGVDCNTLIKQHGSLHCVTMQLY
- a CDS encoding GDP-L-fucose synthase family protein; amino-acid sequence: MNEIILITGAYGMVGQNTALYFKKNKPDVTLLTPKKSELYLLDKDNVQAYLKEYKPTGIIHCAGRVGGIVANMNDLSTYMVENLLMGLYLFSSALDLGVKKAINLASSCAYPKFAPNPLKESDLLNGSLEPTNEGYALAKLSVMKYCEYVSAEKGVFYKTLVPCNLYGEFDKFEEKIAHMIPGLIARMHTAKLKNEKEFVMWGDGTARREYLNAKDLARFISLAYENIASIPSVMNVGSGVDYSIEEYYKMVAQVLDYKGAFVKDLSKPVGMQQKLMDISKQKALKWELEIPLEKGIKEAYEYYLKLLEV
- the hypF gene encoding carbamoyltransferase HypF gives rise to the protein MNKITLFGVVQGVGMRPFIYTLAQKLGLVGFVRNAQAALEIVLPAHQTESFLNALKKGLPPLVLVEKIIISPYDKALHFNDFRILESKNHPLNLLSQIPKDLGVCEDCLREIRDKNSPYFHYAFNSCAKCGARYSLLNAMPYDRENSALKPFKFCEFCASIYQDPTNKRFHIQGISCKKCGIALNYKRFKNDDALLECAKDLQKGKIIALKGLGGFALLCDARNFQTIERLRLLKKRPLKPFALMFKDLNTAKQHAFLNALECESLISTSVPILLARKKPDTQLAPNIAKNSPFYGVILPYTPLHALLLDLLDFPIVFTSANFSSLPLASDEKEIDSLHFIFDFKLTHNRAIIHRIDDSIVQRVDNVIRPMRLARGFAPLYLTLPKRSFNAPKKILALGAEQKGHFSLLDSETSVLLLSPFCGDLSVLENEKHFKETLNFFLKTYDFKPTLLACDKHQNYTTTQMAFEFNTPLLQVQHHHAHFLASVLDALLQNPHLNHPFIGIVWDGSGAYDNKVYGAECFVGDFERIEEIARFEEFWLLGGQKAIKEPKRLVLEIALKHQLNKLLGRVQKHFKEDELEIFQQMHDKKIQSVATNSIGRLFDIVAFSLDLTGTISFEAESGQVLENLALQSDEIAFYPFEIKNSVVGLKAFYQAFEKDLGVLEPKRIAKKFFNSLVEIITALIAPFKEHVVVCSGGVFCNQLLCEQLAKRFKKLQREYFFHKHFPPNDSSIPIGQALMAYFNPTIIKKG
- the gmd gene encoding GDP-mannose 4,6-dehydratase translates to MKEKIALITGVTGQDGSYLAEYLLNLGYEVHGLKRRSSSINTSRIDHLYEDLHSEHKRRFFLHYGDMTDSSNLIHLIATTKPTEIYNLAAQSHVKVSFETPEYTANADGIGTLRILEAMRILGLENKTRFYQASTSELYGEVLETPQNENTPFNPRSPYAVAKMYAFYITKNYREAYNLFAVNGILFNHESKVRGETFVTRKITRAASAIAYNLTDCLYLGNLDAKRDWGHAKDYVKMMHLMLQAPIPQDYVIATGKTTSVRDFVKMSFEFIGIGLEFQNTGIKEIGLIKSVDEKRANALKLNLSHLKTGQIVVRIDERYFRPTEVDLLLGDPTKAEKELGWVREYDLKELVKDMLEYDLKECQKNLYLQDGGYILRNFYE
- a CDS encoding DNA-methyltransferase, whose product is MIQIHHADAFEIIKDFYRQNLKVDAIITDPPYNISVKNNFSTLKSAKRQGIDFGEWDKNFKLLEWIKRYAPLVNPNGCMVIFCSYRFISYIADFLEENGFVVKDFIQWVKNNPMPRNIHRRYVQDTEFALWAVKKKAKWVFNKPKNEKYLRPLILKSPVVSGLERVKHPTQKSLALMEKIISIHTNPNDIVLDPFMGSGTTGLACKNLERNFIGIESEKEYFQTAQKRLNLF